The genomic stretch AAACttgtttcttccaaaatatccatagcatatttccgTTGAGAAATCATCAAACCATCTATAGATTGGgctacctcaatacccaagaaATAACGAAGCttaccaagatcttttgtctgaaATTGATTTGAGAGATGTTGCTTTAACTGGAGTATACCCTGCTGATCACTACCAgttatgacaatatcatctacatacacaataagataaatacaccCTTGGACTGAGTGACGATAAAAAAACAGAATGGTCTGGTTCACTACGGACCATACCAAATTGTTGTACTACAGTGCTGAATCTGCCAAACCAAGCTCTCGGAGAttgcttaagaccataaagagacATGTGTAACCTACACACCATATTCGATGACTCCTCCTGAGCAACAAATCCAGGTGGTTActccatatatacttcctcttcaagatcaccatgtaaaaaagcattttttatgtcaagttgatgaagaggcCAATGTCGAATGGATGCAATGGCTAGAAGAAGTCTAACAGATGTCATCTTGGCTACAGGCGAGAAGGTATCACTATAATCCAATCCAATATGAGTGTATCCTTTGGCTACCAAGCGAGCTTTAAATCGATCAATCTTACCATCTGGACCAACCTTCAATGTATAAATCCAACGACAACCTACTAAAGATCTCCCATGGGGTAGAGGAACCAGTTCCCAGGTACCACTGCTTTGAAGAGcacacatttcatcaatcattgCTTGCCTTCACTCAGGGTGAGACAATGCTTCACATGGAGTTTTAGGAATAGAAacagaagacaaagaagacaaacaagtatactacaaaggggaaagacgatgataacataaatcaatataatgTGGAGAAGGATTTCGTGTTTGACGTATACCTTTTCGAAGGGCAATCGGAAGATCGGACTCAGGTTGCAGGATCAGATCCGGTGATGTCGGAGGCATCGGAGGAGAGTCTGCAATGACCTCAAGGATAGGTATGACCTCAAGGACAGGTATGACCTCAGGGACAGGGATGACAGGCGTTGGGTGACGACGCTGATATGTTTGAAGTGGTCGAGAAGTGGGTGGGTCAGGAGCCCTAGACTGATGGGGGTAATGGTAGGCGGGACATTAATAACTACCGGAAAAGATGTGGGAGTACTTTCTTGAATGGGTTCTGGAGTTACGTGACTAGACTCGAAATATGGAACTGACTCGAAGAAGGTAACATCGGCCGATACTGGGTACCGTTGTAGAGTATGTTAATAACAACGATAACCTTTTTGGCATCGATGATAACTAAGAAAGACACACTTTAGTGATCGAGCTAAGAGTTTATCAAGACCAGGAGAGAGATTGTGTACAAAACATGTGGACCCAAAGACTCGGGGAGGAATTGGGTGAAGTGGGGAATTGGGAAAAAGGATTGAATGAGGAATTTTATTGTTAAGGACAGATGAGGGCATGCGATTTATAAGATAATATGTTGTTAGCACACCATCCCCCCAAAACCGAAGTGGAACATTACCATGGAGAAGTAGGGTCCGAGTGGTTTCTACAAGATGCCGATTTTTACGTTCCGCTACCccgttttgttgaggtgtgtgagGGCAAGATGTTTGATGGAGAATACCATTGCGTGACATGAAATTCTAAAATTGTTGGGATAAATATTCACGGGCATTGTCACTTCTTAAGGTACGGATAGACACACCGAATTGAGTTCTTATTTCTTGATAGAATTGTTCAACAATAGAAAATAATTCAGATCTATTCTTCATTAAAAATAACCACGTGCAAcgtgaaaaatcatcaataaaggtgacaaaatacctagactcaagagtagagacagtacgcgagggaccccaaacatcggtgtgaactaaagcaaaaggggACGAAGCTCGTTTATTGACTCGATTGGGAAACTGGCCACGAGTGTGTTTCCGTAGTTGACACGACTCACAATGTAAATTAGATACCTTCGATAAATTTGGCACCAACTTATGTAGTTTGGAAAGACTGGAATGACCTAACTGAACATGGATAGTGAGTGGAGAATCTTTGGCTGAGCATGTCTGAGATGACACAGAGAGGTAATAAAGGCCTTGAGACTCACATCCGACACCAATTGTTTGTCCCGAACTCCGATCCTGCAGGGTAACATTATTATTAGTGAAAGTGACACTACAATCAAGAGAACGAGTTAAACGACTGACTGAAAAtaaattaaatggacaattagGTACATAGAGGACAGAAGTAACCGAGAGAGAAGGTAGAATTCGAACAGTACCAATCCCTTCGGATCGGGTTTGAGAATCATTGGCAGAAGTTATAGTAGGTAAGAAACCGGATGTAGAGAGGGGAGATAAAAGATTTTTATTACCGGTAACATAATCAAACGCACCAAAATCAAAGACCTAagatccaagagaagatgattgAGAGAGACAAGCAGGTGAATTACCAATGTGTGCTACCGAAGCAGTAGAATCTAAGTTCTGATAATTCTGATACCACTTGAGGAAATCATCGTAGTTTGGCGTAAAGTTACGAGGAGTAGCCGTGAGTATCGGATCTGAAACAATTGCCCTATGGAGAGTGGAGCGGTTGAAAAATTGCCGGGATTGGCCGTCAGATGTGTTGTCACGTGCGGAGGTTTCTGCCGATGAAAAGTGGGGAACGGCTGGATCGGAAGAGGCGCTTCTACTGGTAGGTTACCGAAGAATTTTGAAAAGTGAGAGGCAAACCGGAGTGATGACACGGTTTGCAAAAAAAAACAGAGTGATGACACGGTTTGCAACAAAAGAAAAATCTCACCGGAAGACAGTGGGTCAACCGGGTAAAGCACGACGAAGAAAGAATTGCCTCTTAGCAGACTCTAGATACCATGTTGAAATACAAGAGACTgagagacatttgaataaactGTGTGTTTTGAAAAACATTACGGAGACTTTATTATAAAGAGAGATtataactaattacatgatatagtcgatgtgggactatttgatatacaaatattcttaatattatatttacaaatatcaacagAATATAACAACGCTTAAATACCAAATTTATTCGATATCAAGTCAACTGTTTAAGGATGAATTGGGATTCGAGAATTCATGATATCCTACTTATTTATTTATAATAAGTAGTGAATTCAAATTCCTCAATGAATATGAAACTCCGTTTTTTCTATGTCGatgaataactttttctatggatGTTTTATTCTTTAGAAGGTAAGAGAAAAGATAAAACtaaaaataaagtattaaattgAATTATTAATCCATATTCAAGTTTGAAACTCATGTAATTAACCTCTTTTCTTGTTATCTTGTTATTAACTTTATAGAAGATTAAAAGAATTAACTTATTATTAAGTCCATAGAAGATCAAAAGAATTGACCGTTGACCGTTGAGCTATCTTCATTGTTAAAAATATATTCGCTTAAATTTTTACACACATATTAAGAAACACAATAATACTGTCATAAGATATTACTCTTTTACTAACTTAACTATAACTTCGCCATATTAATTAATGTGTTAGAAGTAGTGTATCAAATAATAATTATATGACAATTGAAAAAAGAACATTCATATGATTAGAAAATGAGAATGACAGTTCTTTAAAAAAAGAATTTATTTATTAAAACGACAAATTTAAAGTGAAAAGAGTAGTACGCAAGAAGGAACTACAAAATGTGTGATCATAATCACTGTCTAATAAATAGAAATCTGAAATGCATATCGATAGAGATACATTTTTTATATTTATCTACGAGatacattttttttaaataaaatttaggtacaatttaattgaattgtacttaatatattaaaaaaaaatcattccGAGCACTTTACTATTCTCCGTTTCTTTTTAATTGTAGTTTGagtaaaaaaaattgttttttttaattgacgttttcaaaaaaatttaaaatttgagGTAACATTAATAGTCGTTTTGTCAAAATTACTCCTAATTACTTattaaaaagagaaaaaaaaataataaataattaaaaatattatagATAAAAAGACAATCATTATGTAAAAAATAAATCATTATTTAAAAAGTAGTAAAAATTATTAACTTTCTTAATATgcataaaaaaaattaaaaaagaacGGAGGGAGTATTTTACAAGAAAATTGATTTACTTTGtcaaaaaattatttttcaaagTTTATGTAATTTTTGTTGACAAAATATTAAATTTAGAGTCAAATGTGGGAAAAAAGATTTAAAGCTATCAAACAAAGGTTTAGAGGTATGAAAGTAGCTCTTTTGAGTGTTGACATTTTCATTCTCCTCATTTTAAGAGGCAATTTTCTCATAACAAAAGATAACAGTTATGAAGAGTCATTGTGATGGAAAGAAGATTTAAAGCTATAAACAAAGGTTTAGAGGTATGAAAATAGCTCTTTTGAGTCTTAGACATTTTCAATGTGTTCATTTTAAGAATTTTCTTATGGTGATTAACAAATAAAGCCAacataaattttaaaaatataataaaattgtTTTCGCAGTATAAACATTGTCTAAAATGCATTCAACTTATGTCATCAAAATATGAGGAAAGAGGTAAACCAAGttcattaaaaaaacaaaaaagcTGAATTGAgttaattttaaaaataaaatatattaaaaagAACAAAACCAAATATTATCATTTACAACTTGAAAACAATATTCATTTATAAGCCTCTCCAGGGTAACATATAGTTCATTTATATTCATGTAGCACTTTCATATATAAAACGTGTTATAACTCTTGAAGTTGTGGAAGAATATATTCACACCAAAAAATGTCAGTGATTTATTGACAGATTTATCACGATGGATCGGAACTCTGGATGTTATGTTTGGTTATTTTAGTACAATCAAATGGTCCAatctcttgatttttcttcaCCTGTAAACCATAATGAAACAAAGAAATAAGCCATATACAACAATACATCATCAAAATAAAAAGCATATAGTCACCATGAACGAATTGAGAAAGTAACATTAATAATATGCAACTTTCTGATTGAGATAACCCTATAAACACATTTGTGTATGAAACTTTACCAAAGTGATATCAATGGTTGAGAATGGAGATTGGGGGGCTTTGGTGAAATGAAAAAGGTTGATACAGGGCCAGTGAAAAGGCATTTGTAAAGGATGTGAAATTCCATAAATGTTCCAGTCAACCTAATTCTAATGGGTTATCTAATCACAAAAATACAAATATCAAATGCCTAGTTCTAGTATTTACTTTTTTGAAGTTAATAATTGAATTCATAGAAATTATACACGAACAAGTGAGATTGCAAAACAATCTTACGCTTTGAATTTGAATCAAATCTAGATACTGAAGAATGGACCTACCGGTGACCAAGGGTTCGGTTCATTCTGGACTTTGTCAGGAGGAGAGTTTTGTACAGCGCCACTCTTCATCATTAAAATCTCCTGCAGACGCAACAAATAAGATGAATCCAACATGGCAAAAATCACCACATTGCAAAGAACTAATTGCTTTATGTAAAGTCAGGAGCCTTAACCTtaaaaacaagtttgattccacTGCCATATGCAATTCAAACAATGCAAGTAAACATTTAACACAAACAATTACTAACAATTAGCTAACTTTGACAGTTTAAAAAATCAATGCAAACATACATAAACATAAATATTAAAAAGGGGGCGATGTTAAAGGCCAAAAAAATGGCAATGTAAGACTtcaaaacagaaaaacaagttGGCATGAAATACTTTGTCAGGAAAAGAAACTTAGTAATTAGGGATTAAAAGTATTGATGTTAGCTTAAGAAATTTGAGTCACCTCTCCAGCTGCTTCTATTGCAGCTAACCATTCCTCAGTAAAGGGAGCAACATTCAGTGGAGGCTTCGCTATCGGAACTTCCTGCTTGGTTTTAGTTGCATCTATTTCGCTGCCACTCACAAAATTAACATTGGTCACTCAATATGTAACGCTTCAAAACTGTCTTAGATTTAAAATGGAGGCTGCCAAAACATAGATGAACAAAAGTTATACAACAAAAATGATACTCACAGATGAATTATTTTGCCGTTGTCTTCTTCTGGAAAGTCGATTTTGTCTTTTGACTGACTTGCCATGTCAGTATTAGGAGACTTATCATTCTCAAAGACAGTAGTTACAGCTGCATCTGATAAACTTTCACTGTTCACTGAACCAACTTCATTACCTTGTAGGATTGTTTCAATGAAGATTGAATTATCTGAATCTAGTAACTTCGATTTTTCACTTAAAAGACATTGCTCCTCAGATTTCCAAGCAACTGCACTAGTAAAGGGGCCTTCACTCACTTGAATAGAAGAATCTAAATCAGCAGAAATAGCATTCCTATTGAGTTTCACTGAACTAACTTCGCTGCCTTCTGGGATTGTTGCGTTGAAGATTGAATTCTCTGAAGCTaataattttgatttttcacTTAAAAGACAGGGGCCTTCACTCACATCAATAGAAGAACCTAATTCAGCAGAAATAGCGTTCTCATTGAGTTTCATTGAACTAACTTCGCTGCCTTGTGGGATTGTTGCATTGAAGATTGAATTCTCTGAAGCTaataattttgatttttcacTTAAAAGACATGGATCTTCACTCACTTTAGTAGAAGAATCAAATTCAGCAGAAATAACATTCTCGAGTTGAATTTCAACTGAAGGAGATATATCTAATGAACCTTCTTCTGCACCGTTGATTTGCAAAAGTTCCACTTTTTCATCGACACCTTGATTTCCATCTTTGTTTACAAGCATATCTGAACTTAGTAACTTTGAATTTTCACTTAAACTACACTGCTTCTCACATATCAAAGAAACTGCAGTTGAAAAGGGATCTTCACTCACTTCAATAGAAGAGTCAAATTCAGAAGAAAAAAAGTTCATATTGAGTTGAGTTTCAACTAAAGGCAGTATATCCGACAAACCTTCTTCAGCATCATTGATTTGCAAAAGTTCAACCTTGTCTTCCACATCATGATTTCCATCTTCTGCACCATTGATTTGCAAGAGTTCCACCTTTTCATCCACATCATGATTTCCATCTTCTACATCGTTGATTTGCAAAAGTTCCACCTTTTCATCCACATCATTGATTTGCAAAAGTTCCACCTTTTCGTCCACATCACAATTTCCATCGTCTGCACCATTGATTTGCAACAGTTCCACCTTTTCATCCACATCATGATTTCCATCTTCTGCACCATTGATTTGCAAGAGTTCCACCTTTTCATCCACATCATGATTTCCATCTTCTGCACCATTGATTTGCAAGAGTTCCGCCTTTTCATCCACGTCATGATTTCCATCTTCTACATCATTGATTTGCAAAAGTTCCACCGTTTTATCCACATCATTAATTTGCAAAAGTTCCACCTTTTCATCCACATCATTGATTTGCAAAAGTTCCACCTTTTCATCCACATCACGATTTCCATCTTCTGCACCATTGATTTGCAAGAGTTCCACCTTTTTATCCACGTCATGATTTCCATCTTCTACATCATTGATTTGCAAAATTTCCACCTTTTCATCCACATCATTAATTTGCAAAAGTTCCACCTTTTCATCCACATCATTGATTTGCAAAAGTTCCACCTTTTCATCCAAATCACGATTTCCATCTTCTGCACCAATGATTTGCAAGAGTTCCACCTTTCCATCCACATCATGATTTCCATCTTCTACATCATTGATTTGCAAAATTTCCACCTTTTCATCCACATCATTGATTTGCAAATGTTCCACCTTTTCATCCACATCATTGATCTGCAAAAGATCCACATTTTCATCCAAATCACAATTTCCATCTTCTGCACCATTGATTCGCAAGAGTTCCACCTTTTCATCCACATCATGATTTCCATCTTCCACATCATTGATTTGCAAAAGTTCCACCTTTTCATCTACATTATTGATTTGCAAAAGTTCCACCTTTTCATCCACATCACGATTTTTATCTTCTGCACCATTGATTTGCAAAAGTTCCACCTTTTCATCCACATCACGATTTCCATCTTCCGCCCCGTTGATTTGCAAGAGTTCCACCTTTTCATCCACGTCATGATTTCCATCTTCTACATCATTGAGTTGCAAAAGTTCCACCTTTTCATCCACATCATTGATTTGCAAAAGTTCCACCATTTCGTCCACATCATTTATTTGCAAAAGTTCCACCTTTTCGTCCACATCACGATTTCCATCTTCTGCACCATTGATTTGCAAGAGTTCCACCTTTTCATCCACATCATGATTTTCATCTTCTACATCATTGATTTGCAAAAGTTCCACCTTTTCATCCACATCCTTGATTTGCAACACAACATGATTTCCATCTTCTACATCATTGATTTGCAAAAGTTCCACCTTTTCATCCACATCATGATTTCCATCTTCTACATCATTGATTTGCAAGAGTTCCATCTTTTCATCCACATCATTGATTTGCAAAAATTCCGCCTTTTCATCCACATCATTGATTTGCAGAAGTTCCACCTTTCCATCGACATCATGATTTCCCTCTATGTTTACAGACATATCTTCAATATGATGATTGGTAGCATTGTGCTCATTGCTATGGAACCCGCATCCTTCAAATGCATCCTCAACTAAATTTTGCTCCTTGATTTCTGTAGATGAAACAATAACTTTTGGCAGAAAGTCACTATCCAAGTGAACATCCTGGGAATTTACAGCAACAACAGCACTAGACTTTTGAAACCCAGGAAGATAGGAATCTTCATTTATGTTATTATCATCTGCCAATGAAGATGCTGAAACAGTTATACAATTTTCACTCAACCTATCCAATTCAAACTCCGGAGTTCTATCACGGATTGCTTTTGAGTCAATAACCTGGTCACATTCCTTATCCACTGGGCTTCTCAGGATGAAACCTAATTGATCATCTACAGGAAGCTGACAGTCTTTGATCTCAATTATTTTAGATTCATCCTCAGAAGCGTCATTGATTCCTAGTATGGAATTTTCAGGAGAACCTTTGGAAAATAAGCTCGTCACATGAACTGGCTGAGAACTGTTCATATCAGAGATATTTTCTTTTTCCGGTCCAATTTCTTCTACACCACTAGGATTTAGAGCCTTGGGTTGGTCTGCCTGTAACTGCTGACTAACTGCGTCTAAATTACTTTGGGTGGTTTTTTTGCAATTGATTATGAGACTCTCGTTCAATAAATGCCCCTGTGCATCTCCTTCATATCTACCAAATTCATCAGCACCACAATTTACCTGTTCAGTATTCTTACACGGGGTTCCTTGTTTAGATCCTTCGGGGACAGTTTTGCAAAAATCATCAAGGCTAGAATTTAAAAGTGCAGTCTTGGCACTCTTGTATCCCTTAAACTCTCCTGAAAACTCTGCCTGTAGTATCAAACTTTCCTTGAAAGGCGGAATGTCACCGGTGGGCCCTTTGATTTGATCATCTTCATCTTGTCCTATGGTATTCTGCACAGTATTAGAAGTTCTCTGCATGATAGGAAAGAGCGTAGACTGTGGTTCCTGATATGAAGACCGGTCCCCATTTGACGTAACATCATATAACTTGTTATCCAGAGTGTGGTCGGCCTCTTTCTCCAACTGCTCATGTGTCTGACTCTTTTTAAGAAGTTCATTCTCATGTGTAGGTATTACCATGTTCTCCATGCTAGAAATGATCTCATTTTCATGTAGTTCTCCTTGCTCCTTGGATTTTAAGATGACATCATCAAGAATGTTTTCAACCTCTGCTTGCTTACTTATTATTTCAAAAATCGAAGAATCACAATCCCCTTCTACACCAGGCATCTGCTTATTGTCTATTTGCACGATTGCTTCTGGCTTGACATCTGAAAGGCTTAATTCCTTAGTGTCTGACACTTTCTCCAGAGTGTGGTCAGCCTCTTTCTCCAACTGCTCATGTGTCTGACTCTTTGTAAGAAATTCCTTTTCATGTGTAGGTAATACCATGTTCTCCATGCTAGAAATGATCTCATTTTCATGTAGTTCTCCTTGTTCCTTGGATTTTAAGATAACATCATCAAGAATGTTTTCAACCTCTGCTTGCTTACTTATTATTTCAAAAACCGAAGAATCACAATCCACTTCTACACCAGCCATCTGCTTATTGTCTATTTGCACGATTGCTTCTGGCTTGACATCTGAAAGGCTTAATTCCTTAGTGTCTGACACTTTCTCCAGAGTGTGGTCAGCCTCTTTCTCCAACTGCTCATGTGTCTGACTCTTCGTAAGAAATTCCTTTTCATGTGTAGGTAATACCATGTTCTCCATGCTTGAAATGATCTCATTTTCATGTAGTTCTCCTTGCTCCTTAGATTTTAAGATGACATCATCAAGAATGTTTTCAACCTCTGCTTGCTTACTTATTATTTCAAAAACCGAAGAATCACAATCCACTTCTACACCAGCCATCTGCTTATTGTCTATTTGCATGATTGCTTCTGGCTTGACGTCTGAAAGGCTTAATTCCTTAGTGTCTGACACTTTCTCCAGAGTGTGGTCAGCCTCTTTCTCCAACTGCTCATGTGTCTGACTCTTTGTAAGAAATTCCTTTTCACGTGTAGGTAATACCATGTTCTCCATGCTAGAAATGATCTCATTTTCATGTAGTTCTCCTTGTTCCTTGGATTTTAAGATGACATCATCAAGAATGTTTTCAACCTCTGCTTGCTTACTTATTATTTCAAAAATCGAAGAATCACAATCCACTTCTACACCAGCCATCTGCTTATTGTCTATTTGCACGATTGCTTCTGGCTTGACATCTGAAAGGCTTAATTCATTAGTGTCTGACATTTTCTCCAGAGTGTGGTCAGCGTCTTTCTCCAACTGCTCGTGTGTCTGACTCTTCGTAAGAAATTCCTTTTCATGTGTAGGTAATACCATGTTCTCCATGCTTGAAATGATCTCATTTTCATGTAGTTCTCCTTGCTCCTTAGATTTTAAGATGACATCATCAAGAATGTTTTCAACCTCTGCTTGCTTACTTATTATTTCAAAACTAGAAGAATCAAAATCCACTTCTACACCAGCCTTCTGCTTATTGTCTATTGGCACAATTGCTTCTGAGTTGACATCTGAATGGCTTAATTCCTTAGTACGATTCTTTGCTGCCCCTTTGACAATTTTGGACCTTGCTTCTTTAACAGAAACTGTTCCCAACTTCCTTAGTTTAGGAATGTTACTCTCTGAAGGTTTGCAGGGTATGGAGCTTTTCTGCAAGCTGTGTGAACCGGAAGCTTTTACCTGCAAAGCAAAAATAATAGGCATGGACGTGTGATCAATATGTGAGTGTCATTTTATTGATGCATGCTTCTAAATATGATATAGGGAAATGAACATAATAATCATACCTGAGAAAAGAAACCAATGGAGGGAGATGGCTTCCGTAGGCCTGATGATTTTATTGTCCCTGTTTGATGCGTTGTTTGATCCATTCTGGATGGTGGACGTAGTATGGAAACTGGGGTATCCTGTGCAGCAGGTCAAAAATATTTCAAGAGAATAATCAAATAATTTGTAGTTAAATAACAAAAAATACAAAATTGATGGAGTAAAAAATTGAATATTTGAGTAAGTACCCACCGAAAGTTTTCCAGCCTGCTTGGTAAGACTTCTACTAACAGAACACTTGTCAGCCATATCAACTTTAGGGATGCTTGGAACATATGTAGGATTTTTTGACAGGCTAGAGATGCTTGGTGTAGGATTTTTTGACATGCGAGGGATGCTTGGCGTAGGATTTTTTGATAGGCTAGGGATGCTTGGCGTAGGATTTTTTGGCAGGCCTAACATAATAAAAACGAGATCAATAAATTTGGGGACAGAAAAAAGAGGGATTTCACACTTCTGAAGTTAAGAATGCTGAAGTGAGAGATTCATTTTAAACGGAAAAGTGAAAAGTTAGTGATTGATTAAAAAAGCCAATAGTTGAGATTTCGATCATATGCATGTATTTTGACTAACAAACTACAAAGTTGTTTAAATTTCATCGTTGATCTTTGAATTGACTACTATAAAGTACTCACATTTTCCTTCTGAAGTGTATTCCTAGGTTTACAAGAGTTAAATCCAGAAAAAAGGATCAAATACAAACTACAGAACTTACTAGGATGTGCATTCTGATTTCTTTTTGAGGAACCTGAGCTCAACATTCCACTCCTAGTGGTAGTTGCATTTGCAGAAACATTGGATTTTGGTCCTGGTATCCCAGTGATTTTTGACTCTTTACTCGGCATTTTAGCGGTGTCAGTTATTTTTAGTTTTCAAAGGAGTTAAGGTAAGCACTTTCATTATTCAACAGAAATACATACAACTAAATTCCAGCACACACACACTAAAGAGACTCCACTCTGCAACAGTTTGAGTTAACTTCAAATTTATAAAATCACTTCAGCTAAAATAAGATTACAGTTTTTATTCATGAAAGTCTTTATAAAGTTTATAAAAGGTTATGGAGAAATTAAATGAGAAAAGTACCACAAAAAGTAAAGAAGCAGAAATTAATTACAACTTATTCAATATAAACTTTTTCTTTAAAAAACACATAGTTACAGTAAGATTCTTTCTACGTTTTTTCTCATAAGATTCTTCTTGACAAAGCTGACTGTTAATAAATATGCATCTAAACAAGCTTATAAAATCACTTCAGCTAAAATGAGTTTACAGTTTTTATTCATG from Lathyrus oleraceus cultivar Zhongwan6 chromosome 7, CAAS_Psat_ZW6_1.0, whole genome shotgun sequence encodes the following:
- the LOC127100429 gene encoding uncharacterized protein LOC127100429 isoform X39 — protein: MPSKESKITGIPGPKSNVSANATTTRSGMLSSGSSKRNQNAHPSLPKNPTPSIPSLSKNPTPSIPRMSKNPTPSISSLSKNPTYVPSIPKVDMADKCSVSRSLTKQAGKLSDTPVSILRPPSRMDQTTHQTGTIKSSGLRKPSPSIGFFSQVKASGSHSLQKSSIPCKPSESNIPKLRKLGTVSVKEARSKIVKGAAKNRTKELSHSDVNSEAIVPIDNKQKAGVEVDFDSSSFEIISKQAEVENILDDVILKSKEQGELHENEIISSMENMVLPTHEKEFLTKSQTHEQLEKDADHTLEKMSDTNELSLSDVKPEAIVQIDNKQMAGVEVDCDSSIFEIISKQAEVENILDDVILKSKEQGELHENEIISSMENMVLPTREKEFLTKSQTHEQLEKEADHTLEKVSDTKELSLSDVKPEAIMQIDNKQMAGVEVDCDSSVFEIISKQAEVENILDDVILKSKEQGELHENEIISSMENMVLPTHEKEFLTKSQTHEQLEKEADHTLEKVSDTKELSLSDVKPEAIVQIDNKQMAGVEVDCDSSVFEIISKQAEVENILDDVILKSKEQGELHENEIISSMENMVLPTHEKEFLTKSQTHEQLEKEADHTLEKVSDTKELSLSDVKPEAIVQIDNKQMPGVEGDCDSSIFEIISKQAEVENILDDVILKSKEQGELHENEIISSMENMVIPTHENELLKKSQTHEQLEKEADHTLDNKLYDVTSNGDRSSYQEPQSTLFPIMQRTSNTVQNTIGQDEDDQIKGPTGDIPPFKESLILQAEFSGEFKGYKSAKTALLNSSLDDFCKTVPEGSKQGTPCKNTEQVNCGADEFGRYEGDAQGHLLNESLIINCKKTTQSNLDAVSQQLQADQPKALNPSGVEEIGPEKENISDMNSSQPVHVTSLFSKGSPENSILGINDASEDESKIIEIKDCQLPVDDQLGFILRSPVDKECDQVIDSKAIRDRTPEFELDRLSENCITVSASSLADDNNINEDSYLPGFQKSSAVVAVNSQDVHLDSDFLPKVIVSSTEIKEQNLVEDAFEGCGFHSNEHNATNHHIEDMSVNIEGNHDVDGKVELLQINDVDEKAEFLQINDVDEKMELLQINDVEDGNHDVDEKVELLQINDVEDGNHVVLQIKDVDEKVELLQINDVEDENHDVDEKVELLQINGAEDGNRDVDEKVELLQINDVDEMVELLQINDVDEKVELLQINDVDKTVELLQINDVEDGNHDVDEKAELLQINGAEDGNHDVDEKVELLQINGAEDGNHDVDEKVELLQINGADDGNCDVDEKVELLQINDVDEKVELLQINDVEDGNHDVDEKVELLQINGAEDGNHDVEDKVELLQINDAEEGLSDILPLVETQLNMNFFSSEFDSSIEVSEDPFSTAVSLICEKQCSLSENSKLLSSDMLVNKDGNQGVDEKVELLQINGAEEGSLDISPSVEIQLENVISAEFDSSTKVSEDPCLLSEKSKLLASENSIFNATIPQGSEVSSMKLNENAISAELGSSIDVSEGPCLLSEKSKLLASENSIFNATIPEGSEVSSVKLNRNAISADLDSSIQVSEGPFTSAVAWKSEEQCLLSEKSKLLDSDNSIFIETILQGNEVGSVNSESLSDAAVTTVFENDKSPNTDMASQSKDKIDFPEEDNGKIIHLEIDATKTKQEVPIAKPPLNVAPFTEEWLAAIEAAGEEILMMKSGAVQNSPPDKVQNEPNPWSPVKKNQEIGPFDCTKITKHNIQSSDPS